In Pseudomonas fluorescens, a genomic segment contains:
- a CDS encoding pantothenate kinase, which yields MILELDCGNSFIKWRVLDVNKVGASAEGVVGSDVALIETLEALPGLLLTRCRMVSVRAPEETNKLIAALEEAFGVTVCCAVSSREMAGVRNGYEDFERLGLDRWLAMLGGFKLAAGPCLVLDFGTAATADFIAADGEHLGGFICPGMPLMRNQLRTHTRKIRYDDAAAERALERLSPGRTTVEAVERGCTLMIRGFVLTQLELARAYWGDDFTVFLTGGDADLVWDAVPQARLVPDLVFVGLAMACPLS from the coding sequence ATGATTCTTGAACTCGACTGTGGGAATAGCTTTATCAAGTGGCGCGTACTTGATGTGAATAAGGTGGGTGCCTCTGCAGAGGGGGTTGTTGGTTCGGATGTCGCGTTGATTGAGACGCTGGAAGCGCTTCCAGGGTTGTTGCTGACACGCTGTCGAATGGTGAGTGTACGGGCCCCAGAGGAAACCAATAAGCTGATAGCGGCGCTGGAGGAGGCATTCGGCGTTACCGTATGCTGCGCTGTTTCTTCGCGAGAGATGGCTGGAGTGCGCAATGGTTACGAAGATTTCGAGCGTCTCGGGCTTGATCGTTGGTTGGCTATGCTGGGGGGATTCAAATTAGCAGCTGGCCCTTGCCTGGTTCTGGACTTTGGTACTGCGGCTACCGCAGATTTTATCGCTGCGGATGGTGAGCATCTAGGTGGTTTCATTTGCCCGGGCATGCCGCTCATGCGCAACCAGTTGCGTACCCATACCCGCAAGATACGTTACGACGATGCGGCAGCTGAGAGGGCGCTTGAGCGGCTCTCTCCAGGGCGCACGACCGTAGAGGCGGTTGAGCGTGGCTGTACGTTGATGATCAGAGGGTTTGTGCTGACGCAGTTGGAGTTGGCTCGAGCTTATTGGGGTGATGATTTCACTGTGTTTCTCACTGGGGGGGATGCCGACCTGGTCTGGGATGCCGTGCCGCAGGCTCGACTCGTTCCGGACCTGGTGTTTGTCGGCCTTGCAATGGCATGTCCTTTATCCTGA
- the rplJ gene encoding 50S ribosomal protein L10 — translation MAINLEDKKAIVAEVNEAAKAALSAVVADARGVTVGAMTGLRKEAREAGVYVRVVRNTLLKRAVADTEYSVLNDVFTGPTLIAFSKEHPGAAARLFKEFAKSQEKFEIKAAAFEGKFLAANQIDVLATLPTRNEAISQLMSVIQGATSKLARTLAAVREQKEAAAA, via the coding sequence GTGGCAATTAATCTCGAAGACAAGAAGGCCATCGTCGCTGAAGTCAACGAGGCTGCCAAAGCTGCTCTGTCCGCTGTCGTGGCTGATGCCCGTGGTGTGACAGTAGGCGCTATGACCGGACTCCGTAAAGAGGCTCGTGAAGCTGGCGTATACGTACGTGTTGTACGTAACACCCTGCTCAAGCGCGCAGTTGCTGACACTGAATACAGTGTTCTCAACGACGTGTTCACCGGCCCGACTCTGATTGCGTTCTCCAAAGAGCATCCAGGCGCTGCTGCCCGTTTGTTCAAAGAGTTCGCCAAGAGTCAGGAAAAGTTCGAGATCAAGGCAGCTGCGTTCGAGGGCAAGTTCCTCGCAGCTAACCAAATCGACGTACTGGCAACACTGCCGACCCGCAACGAAGCTATTTCGCAGTTGATGAGCGTGATTCAAGGCGCCACCAGCAAGCTGGCTCGTACTCTGGCTGCAGTTCGCGAGCAAAAAGAAGCTGCCGCAGCCTAA
- the rplK gene encoding 50S ribosomal protein L11 has translation MAKKITAYIKLQVKAAQANPSPPVGPALGQHGVNIMEFCKAFNARTQGLEPGLPTPVIITVYSDRSFTFETKSTPASVLLKKAAGLTSGSARPNTVKVGTVTRAQLEEIAKTKNADLTAADMDAAVRTIAGSARSMGLNVEGV, from the coding sequence ATGGCCAAGAAGATTACCGCTTACATCAAGCTGCAAGTGAAGGCCGCTCAGGCCAACCCTAGCCCACCCGTCGGTCCTGCTCTGGGTCAGCACGGCGTGAACATCATGGAATTCTGCAAGGCCTTCAACGCCCGTACTCAGGGTCTTGAGCCAGGTCTGCCGACTCCAGTGATCATCACTGTATACAGCGACCGTAGCTTCACCTTCGAAACCAAGTCGACCCCGGCTTCGGTTCTGTTGAAGAAAGCTGCTGGTCTGACTAGCGGTTCCGCTCGTCCGAACACCGTTAAGGTTGGCACCGTGACTCGTGCTCAGCTGGAAGAAATCGCGAAAACCAAAAACGCGGATCTGACAGCAGCTGATATGGATGCAGCCGTGCGTACCATCGCCGGTTCTGCTCGTAGCATGGGCCTTAACGTGGAGGGTGTGTAA
- a CDS encoding sugar nucleotide-binding protein: protein MRMRLMLLGGGNALGQALIRLGAEEDIGFLAPKPPQDGWDAASLTQLLDDTRPDALINLAYYFDWFQAEAVSETRLASQEYAIERLAELCQHHTITLLQPSSYRVFDGSRATAYSEKDEPVPLGLRGQALWRIEQSVRATCPQHVLLRFGWLLDDSVDGTLGRFLARAEKAEELLMADDRRGNPTPVDDAARVILSVLKQLDCAAPLWGTYHYAGHEATTPLALGQAILTEARHFHPLAIESPTAQAHAARPDAGDEPQHAVLACKKILHTFGIKPRAWRAGLPALLDRFYRRG, encoded by the coding sequence ATGCGAATGCGCCTTATGTTACTGGGCGGCGGGAATGCCCTCGGGCAGGCGCTGATTCGCCTCGGTGCAGAGGAAGACATCGGTTTCCTCGCACCCAAACCGCCCCAAGACGGCTGGGATGCCGCAAGCCTCACCCAATTGCTCGACGACACCCGTCCCGATGCGTTGATCAACCTCGCCTACTATTTCGATTGGTTCCAGGCAGAGGCGGTCAGCGAAACCCGCCTGGCGTCCCAGGAGTATGCGATCGAACGTCTGGCCGAACTGTGCCAGCACCACACCATTACCCTGCTGCAACCGTCCAGCTACCGCGTGTTCGATGGCTCCCGCGCCACCGCCTACAGCGAAAAAGACGAACCGGTGCCCCTGGGCCTGCGTGGCCAGGCGTTGTGGCGGATCGAACAAAGTGTGCGCGCCACTTGCCCGCAACACGTACTGCTACGGTTCGGCTGGCTGCTGGACGACAGCGTCGACGGCACCCTCGGGCGTTTTCTGGCCCGTGCGGAGAAAGCGGAGGAATTGCTGATGGCAGACGACCGGCGCGGCAATCCGACCCCGGTGGACGATGCCGCGCGGGTGATCCTTTCGGTGCTCAAGCAACTCGATTGCGCGGCGCCGCTATGGGGCACCTATCACTATGCCGGCCACGAGGCGACGACCCCGTTGGCGCTGGGCCAGGCGATTCTTACCGAAGCGCGTCACTTTCATCCGCTGGCGATCGAATCGCCCACCGCCCAGGCTCATGCGGCACGGCCGGATGCGGGCGACGAACCGCAACATGCGGTGCTGGCCTGCAAGAAAATCCTGCATACCTTTGGCATCAAGCCACGGGCGTGGCGGGCCGGGTTACCGGCGTTGCTGGACCGGTTCTACCGCCGCGGCTGA
- the rplA gene encoding 50S ribosomal protein L1, with protein MAKLTKRQKAIAGKIEAGKAYNFVDAAALLTELSTVKFSESVDVAVNLGVDPRKSDQVVRSATVLPHGTGKTVRVAVFTQGPAAEAALAAGADRVGMDDLAAEMKGGDLNYDVVIASPDAMRVVGQLGQILGPRGLMPNPKVGTVTPDVATAVKNAKAGQVRYRTDKNGIIHTSVGKVGFDAVKLKENVEALIADLKRIKPASSKGIYVKRVTLSTTMGPGLVIDQGSLDV; from the coding sequence ATGGCTAAGCTGACCAAACGCCAAAAGGCTATCGCCGGCAAAATCGAAGCAGGCAAGGCCTACAACTTTGTAGACGCTGCTGCCCTGCTGACCGAGCTGTCGACTGTAAAGTTCAGCGAGTCTGTTGACGTTGCTGTGAACCTGGGTGTTGACCCACGTAAATCCGACCAGGTCGTTCGTAGCGCAACTGTGCTGCCGCACGGTACTGGCAAGACTGTACGTGTAGCTGTCTTCACCCAAGGTCCGGCAGCTGAAGCTGCTCTGGCCGCTGGTGCCGATCGCGTTGGCATGGATGACCTGGCCGCCGAAATGAAAGGCGGCGACCTGAACTATGACGTCGTTATTGCCTCCCCGGATGCAATGCGCGTTGTAGGTCAGCTGGGTCAGATCCTCGGTCCACGTGGTCTGATGCCTAACCCTAAAGTCGGCACTGTAACGCCAGACGTAGCTACTGCGGTTAAAAACGCCAAGGCTGGTCAGGTTCGTTATCGCACCGACAAAAACGGCATCATTCACACCTCCGTTGGCAAAGTCGGTTTTGATGCCGTCAAGCTGAAGGAAAACGTTGAAGCCCTGATCGCTGATCTGAAGCGTATCAAGCCAGCTTCTTCGAAAGGTATCTACGTCAAGCGCGTTACCCTGAGCACAACTATGGGCCCAGGTCTGGTCATCGACCAAGGCTCGCTGGACGTATAA
- the rpoB gene encoding DNA-directed RNA polymerase subunit beta: MAYSYTEKKRIRKDFSKLPDVMDVPYLLAIQLDSYREFLQAGATKDQFRDVGLHAAFKSVFPIISYSGNAALEYVGYRLGEPAFDVKECVLRGVTYAVPLRVKVRLIIFDKESSNKAIKDIKEQEVYMGEIPLMTENGTFVINGTERVIVSQLHRSPGVFFDHDRGKTHSSGKLLYSARIIPYRGSWLDFEFDPKDCVFVRIDRRRKLPASVLLRALGYTTEQVLDAFYTTNVFSLKDETLSLELIASRLRGEIAVLDIQDEKGKVIVEAGRRITARHINQIEKAGIKSLDVPLDYVLGRTTAKVIVHPATGEILAECNTELNTEILAKIAKAQVVRIETLYTNDIDCGPFVSDTLKIDSTSNQLEALVEIYRMMRPGEPPTKDAAETLFNNLFFSPERYDLSAVGRMKFNRRIGRTEIEGSGVLCKEDIVAVLKTLVDIRNGKGIVDDIDHLGNRRVRCVGEMAENQFRVGLVRVERAVKERLSMAESEGLMPQDLINAKPVAAAVKEFFGSSQLSQFMDQNNPLSEITHKRRVSALGPGGLTRERAGFEVRDVHPTHYGRVCPIETPEGPNIGLINSLAAYARTNQYGFLESPYRVVKDALVTDEIVFLSAIEEADHVIAQASATMNDKKVLIDELVAVRHLNEFTVKAPEDVTLMDVSPKQVVSVAASLIPFLEHDDANRALMGSNMQRQAVPTLRADKPLVGTGMERNVARDSGVCVVARRGGVIDSVDASRIVVRVADDEVETGEAGVDIYNLTKYTRSNQNTCINQRPLVRKGDRVQRSDIMADGPSTDMGELALGQNMRIAFMAWNGFNFEDSICLSERVVQEDRFTTIHIQELTCVARDTKLGPEEITADIPNVGEAALNKLDEAGIVYVGAEVGAGDILVGKVTPKGETQLTPEEKLLRAIFGEKASDVKDTSLRVPTGTKGTVIDVQVFTRDGVERDARALSIEKTQLDEIRKDLNEEFRIVEGATFERLRSALVGHKAEGGAGLKKGQDITDEVLDGLEHGQWFKLRMAEDALNEQLEKAQAYIVDRRRLLDDKFEDKKRKLQQGDDLAPGVLKIVKVYLAIRRRIQPGDKMAGRHGNKGVVSVIMPVEDMPHDANGTPVDVVLNPLGVPSRMNVGQILETHLGLAAKGLGEKINRMIEEQRKVADLRKFLHEIYNEIGGRKEELDTFSDQEILDLAKNLRGGVPMATPVFDGAKESEIKAMLKLADLPESGQMQLFDGRTGNKFERPVTVGYMYMLKLNHLVDDKMHARSTGSYSLVTQQPLGGKAQFGGQRFGEMEVWALEAYGAAYTLQEMLTVKSDDVNGRTKMYKNIVDGDHRMEPGMPESFNVLIKEIRSLGIDIDLETE, translated from the coding sequence ATGGCTTACTCATATACTGAGAAAAAACGTATCCGCAAGGACTTTAGCAAGTTGCCGGACGTCATGGATGTCCCGTACCTTCTGGCTATCCAGCTGGATTCGTATCGTGAATTCTTGCAGGCGGGAGCGACCAAAGATCAGTTCCGCGACGTGGGCCTGCATGCGGCCTTCAAATCCGTTTTCCCGATCATCAGCTACTCCGGCAATGCTGCGCTGGAGTACGTGGGTTATCGCCTGGGCGAACCGGCATTTGATGTCAAAGAATGCGTGTTGCGCGGTGTTACGTACGCCGTACCTTTGCGGGTAAAAGTCCGTCTGATCATTTTCGACAAAGAATCGTCGAACAAAGCGATCAAGGACATCAAAGAGCAAGAAGTCTACATGGGCGAAATCCCATTGATGACTGAAAACGGTACCTTCGTTATCAACGGTACCGAGCGTGTTATCGTTTCCCAGCTGCACCGTTCTCCGGGCGTGTTCTTCGACCACGACCGCGGCAAGACGCACAGCTCCGGCAAACTCCTGTACTCCGCGCGGATCATTCCGTACCGTGGTTCGTGGTTGGACTTCGAGTTCGACCCGAAAGACTGCGTGTTCGTGCGTATCGACCGTCGTCGCAAGCTGCCAGCCTCGGTATTGCTGCGCGCGCTTGGCTACACCACTGAGCAAGTGCTGGACGCTTTCTACACCACCAACGTATTCAGCCTGAAGGATGAAACCCTCAGCCTGGAGCTGATTGCTTCGCGTCTGCGTGGTGAAATTGCTGTTCTGGACATCCAGGATGAAAAGGGCAAGGTCATTGTTGAGGCTGGCCGTCGTATTACTGCGCGCCACATCAACCAGATCGAAAAAGCCGGTATCAAGTCGCTGGACGTGCCTTTGGACTACGTCCTGGGTCGCACGACCGCCAAGGTCATCGTTCACCCAGCCACAGGCGAGATCCTGGCTGAGTGCAACACTGAGCTGAACACCGAAATCCTGGCAAAAATCGCCAAGGCCCAGGTCGTTCGCATCGAGACTTTGTACACCAACGATATCGACTGCGGTCCGTTCGTTTCCGACACCCTGAAGATCGACTCCACCAGCAACCAATTGGAAGCGCTGGTCGAGATCTATCGCATGATGCGTCCTGGCGAGCCACCAACCAAAGACGCTGCCGAAACCCTGTTCAACAACCTGTTCTTCAGCCCTGAGCGCTATGACCTGTCTGCGGTCGGCCGGATGAAGTTCAACCGTCGTATCGGTCGCACCGAAATCGAAGGTTCGGGCGTGCTGTGCAAGGAAGACATCGTTGCGGTCCTGAAGACTCTGGTCGACATCCGCAACGGTAAGGGCATCGTTGATGACATCGACCACCTGGGTAACCGTCGTGTTCGCTGCGTAGGCGAAATGGCCGAGAACCAGTTCCGCGTTGGCCTGGTGCGTGTTGAGCGTGCGGTCAAAGAGCGTCTGTCGATGGCTGAAAGCGAAGGCCTGATGCCGCAAGACCTGATCAACGCCAAGCCAGTGGCTGCGGCGGTGAAAGAGTTCTTCGGTTCCAGCCAGCTCTCGCAGTTCATGGACCAGAACAACCCGCTCTCCGAGATCACCCACAAGCGCCGTGTTTCCGCACTGGGCCCGGGCGGTCTGACCCGTGAGCGTGCAGGTTTTGAAGTTCGTGACGTACACCCGACTCACTATGGTCGTGTATGCCCGATCGAAACGCCGGAAGGTCCGAACATCGGCCTGATCAACTCCCTGGCAGCCTATGCGCGCACCAACCAGTACGGTTTCCTTGAAAGCCCGTACCGCGTGGTGAAAGACGCCCTGGTCACCGACGAGATCGTATTCCTGTCCGCCATCGAAGAAGCTGATCACGTGATCGCTCAGGCTTCGGCCACGATGAACGACAAGAAAGTACTGATTGACGAGTTGGTAGCCGTTCGTCACTTGAACGAGTTCACCGTCAAGGCGCCGGAAGACGTCACCTTGATGGACGTATCGCCGAAGCAGGTAGTCTCGGTTGCTGCGTCGCTGATCCCGTTCCTGGAGCACGATGACGCCAACCGTGCGTTGATGGGTTCTAACATGCAGCGTCAAGCTGTACCTACACTGCGTGCCGACAAGCCGCTGGTGGGTACCGGCATGGAGCGTAACGTAGCTCGTGACTCCGGCGTTTGCGTCGTGGCTCGTCGTGGCGGCGTGATCGACTCCGTTGATGCCAGCCGTATCGTGGTTCGTGTTGCTGATGACGAAGTTGAAACTGGCGAAGCCGGTGTCGACATCTACAACCTGACCAAATACACCCGCTCGAACCAGAACACCTGCATCAACCAGCGTCCGCTGGTGCGTAAGGGTGATCGCGTTCAGCGTAGCGACATCATGGCCGACGGCCCGTCCACCGACATGGGTGAACTGGCGCTGGGCCAGAACATGCGCATTGCGTTCATGGCATGGAACGGTTTCAACTTCGAAGACTCCATCTGCCTGTCCGAGCGTGTTGTTCAAGAAGACCGCTTCACCACGATCCACATCCAGGAACTGACCTGTGTGGCGCGTGATACCAAGCTTGGGCCAGAGGAAATCACTGCAGACATCCCGAACGTGGGTGAAGCTGCACTGAACAAACTGGACGAAGCCGGTATCGTTTATGTAGGTGCTGAAGTTGGCGCGGGCGACATCCTGGTTGGTAAGGTCACTCCGAAAGGCGAGACCCAACTGACTCCGGAAGAGAAGCTGTTGCGTGCCATCTTCGGTGAAAAAGCCAGCGACGTTAAAGACACTTCCCTGCGCGTACCGACCGGTACCAAGGGTACTGTCATCGACGTACAGGTCTTCACCCGTGACGGCGTTGAGCGTGATGCTCGTGCACTGTCCATCGAGAAGACCCAGCTCGACGAGATCCGCAAGGACCTGAACGAAGAGTTTCGTATCGTTGAAGGCGCAACCTTCGAGCGTCTGCGTTCCGCCCTGGTAGGTCACAAGGCTGAAGGCGGTGCGGGCCTTAAGAAAGGTCAGGACATCACCGACGAAGTGCTCGACGGTCTTGAGCACGGCCAGTGGTTCAAACTGCGCATGGCTGAAGATGCTCTGAACGAGCAGCTCGAGAAGGCCCAGGCCTATATCGTTGATCGCCGCCGTCTGCTGGACGACAAGTTCGAAGACAAGAAGCGCAAACTGCAGCAGGGCGATGACCTGGCTCCAGGTGTGCTGAAAATCGTCAAGGTTTACCTGGCAATCCGTCGTCGCATCCAGCCGGGCGACAAGATGGCCGGTCGTCACGGTAACAAGGGTGTGGTCTCCGTGATCATGCCGGTTGAAGACATGCCGCACGATGCCAATGGCACCCCGGTCGACGTCGTCCTCAACCCGTTGGGCGTACCATCGCGTATGAACGTTGGTCAGATCCTCGAAACCCACCTGGGCCTCGCGGCTAAAGGCCTGGGTGAGAAGATCAACCGTATGATCGAAGAGCAGCGCAAGGTTGCTGACCTGCGTAAGTTCCTGCACGAGATCTACAACGAGATCGGCGGTCGCAAAGAAGAGCTGGACACTTTCTCCGACCAGGAAATCCTGGATCTGGCGAAAAACCTGCGCGGCGGCGTTCCAATGGCTACCCCGGTGTTCGATGGTGCCAAGGAAAGCGAAATCAAGGCCATGCTCAAACTGGCAGACCTGCCAGAAAGCGGCCAGATGCAGCTGTTCGACGGCCGTACCGGCAACAAGTTTGAACGCCCGGTTACTGTTGGCTACATGTACATGCTGAAGCTGAACCACTTGGTAGACGACAAGATGCACGCTCGTTCTACCGGTTCGTACAGCCTGGTTACCCAGCAGCCGCTGGGTGGTAAGGCTCAGTTCGGTGGTCAGCGTTTCGGGGAGATGGAGGTCTGGGCACTGGAGGCATACGGTGCTGCTTACACTCTGCAAGAAATGCTCACAGTGAAGTCGGACGATGTGAACGGTCGGACCAAGATGTACAAAAACATCGTGGACGGCGATCACCGTATGGAGCCGGGCATGCCCGAGTCCTTCAACGTGTTGATCAAAGAAATTCGTTCCCTCGGCATCGATATCGATCTGGAAACCGAATAA
- the secE gene encoding preprotein translocase subunit SecE, which produces MTPKAEAQSSRFDLVKWLAVVALVVVGVVGNQYYSASPILYRVLALLALAAVAAFVGLQTAKGKSFAVLVKEARTEIRKVVWPTRQETTQTTLIVVAVVLVMALLLWGLDSLLGWLVSLIVG; this is translated from the coding sequence ATGACTCCTAAGGCTGAAGCTCAAAGCTCTCGTTTCGATCTGGTCAAGTGGCTTGCTGTGGTCGCATTGGTGGTCGTAGGCGTTGTTGGCAATCAGTACTATTCTGCTTCGCCGATCCTGTACCGCGTACTCGCTTTGCTCGCCCTTGCTGCTGTAGCTGCCTTTGTAGGCCTGCAGACTGCCAAAGGCAAGTCTTTCGCGGTCCTGGTAAAGGAAGCTCGCACCGAAATTCGTAAAGTCGTTTGGCCGACTCGCCAAGAAACCACGCAGACCACGTTGATTGTTGTGGCTGTTGTTCTGGTTATGGCGTTGCTGTTGTGGGGGCTTGATTCCCTGCTCGGCTGGCTTGTTTCCTTGATTGTTGGCTAA
- the rplL gene encoding 50S ribosomal protein L7/L12, with protein MSISQEDILNAVAEMSVLQVVELIKAFEEKFGVSAAAASAGPAVAAVAAEEQTEFNVMLLEAGEKKVNVIKAVRELTGLGLKEAKAVVDGAPAMVLEAVAKDAADKAKAALEEAGAKVELK; from the coding sequence ATGTCTATCTCCCAAGAAGATATCCTCAACGCCGTAGCTGAAATGTCGGTTCTGCAGGTTGTTGAGCTGATCAAAGCTTTCGAAGAAAAATTCGGCGTTTCCGCAGCTGCTGCTTCCGCTGGTCCAGCTGTTGCTGCTGTCGCTGCTGAAGAGCAAACCGAATTCAACGTCATGCTGCTGGAAGCTGGCGAGAAGAAAGTAAACGTGATCAAGGCAGTTCGTGAACTGACCGGTCTGGGCCTGAAAGAAGCCAAGGCTGTAGTTGACGGCGCTCCTGCAATGGTTCTGGAAGCTGTTGCTAAAGACGCAGCTGACAAAGCCAAAGCAGCACTGGAAGAAGCAGGCGCTAAAGTCGAGCTGAAGTAA
- the birA gene encoding bifunctional biotin--[acetyl-CoA-carboxylase] ligase/biotin operon repressor BirA has translation MLTLLKLLKDGRFHSGEALGAALGISRSAVWKQLQHLEAELNLPIHKVRGRGYQLASPLVFLNAEDIVLHAASLPWPVHIFDSIDSTNAEALRLVEANCAAPFIVLAEQQTAGRGRRGRKWVSPFAQNIYYSVVLRIEGGLRQLEGLSLVVGLAVMQALRDAGVQGAALKWPNDVLVGQKKIAGILLELVGDPADICHVVLGIGINVNMQKAVDVDQQWTSVQLETGIPINRNYLVAQLSLRLQGYLHKHMTLGFAGLQEEWEQNHAWQGRAVSLIAGVNRIEGVVLGVDHQGALRLSVDGAEKIYSGGELSLRLRDDS, from the coding sequence ATGCTGACGTTGTTGAAACTACTGAAAGATGGTCGATTCCATTCTGGAGAGGCGCTAGGTGCTGCCCTTGGTATCAGCCGCAGCGCTGTGTGGAAGCAGCTCCAGCATCTCGAGGCCGAGTTAAATCTACCTATTCATAAAGTCCGCGGTCGTGGGTATCAGTTGGCTTCGCCTTTGGTATTTTTGAATGCTGAAGATATCGTTCTGCATGCGGCCTCTTTGCCTTGGCCTGTCCATATTTTCGATTCCATTGACTCTACGAATGCTGAGGCCTTGCGCCTTGTTGAGGCGAACTGCGCGGCACCTTTTATAGTGCTTGCGGAGCAGCAAACAGCAGGTAGGGGAAGGCGAGGTCGTAAGTGGGTTAGTCCGTTTGCGCAAAATATTTATTACAGTGTTGTGTTGCGTATTGAAGGTGGTCTGCGGCAGTTGGAGGGGCTGAGTCTCGTTGTAGGGTTGGCGGTCATGCAGGCTTTGCGTGACGCTGGCGTACAGGGCGCAGCCTTGAAGTGGCCGAATGACGTCTTGGTTGGACAGAAAAAAATTGCCGGCATCTTGCTCGAGTTGGTGGGGGATCCTGCTGATATCTGTCACGTCGTCCTGGGGATAGGCATCAATGTGAATATGCAGAAGGCCGTTGATGTCGATCAGCAATGGACTTCGGTGCAGCTCGAAACGGGTATTCCGATTAATCGTAATTATCTGGTGGCTCAACTGAGTCTGAGGCTGCAAGGCTATTTGCATAAACATATGACTCTTGGTTTTGCTGGGCTCCAGGAGGAGTGGGAGCAGAATCATGCGTGGCAAGGAAGAGCTGTGTCGCTGATCGCCGGTGTCAATCGAATCGAAGGCGTGGTATTAGGCGTCGACCACCAGGGTGCGTTGCGTTTGAGTGTTGATGGCGCTGAGAAAATCTATAGCGGTGGTGAGCTAAGCCTGAGGTTGCGTGATGATTCTTGA
- the nusG gene encoding transcription termination/antitermination protein NusG, which produces MAKRWYVVHAYSGYEKHVMRSLLERVKLAGMEDGFGEILVPTEEVVEMRNGQKRKSERKFFPGYVLVQMDMNEGTWHLVKDTPRVMGFIGGTADKPAPITDKEAEAILRRVADGSDKPKPKTLFEPGEVVRVTDGPFADFNGTVEEVNYEKSRIQVAVLIFGRSTPVELEFSQVEKV; this is translated from the coding sequence GTGGCTAAGCGTTGGTACGTTGTGCATGCTTACTCGGGTTACGAGAAGCATGTTATGCGCTCTTTGCTGGAGCGCGTAAAGCTGGCAGGCATGGAAGATGGCTTCGGCGAAATTCTGGTTCCCACTGAAGAAGTGGTTGAAATGCGGAATGGCCAGAAGCGCAAGAGTGAGCGCAAGTTCTTCCCTGGCTACGTGCTGGTTCAGATGGACATGAATGAAGGTACTTGGCACTTGGTCAAGGATACCCCTCGTGTCATGGGCTTTATTGGTGGTACTGCTGATAAGCCTGCTCCGATCACCGACAAAGAGGCAGAAGCGATTCTGCGTCGTGTTGCTGACGGTAGCGACAAGCCCAAGCCGAAGACATTGTTCGAGCCGGGCGAGGTTGTTCGTGTCACCGATGGTCCGTTTGCTGATTTCAACGGTACTGTCGAAGAAGTTAACTACGAAAAGAGCCGGATCCAAGTGGCGGTGCTCATTTTCGGACGCTCTACTCCGGTAGAGTTGGAGTTCAGTCAGGTCGAAAAGGTCTAG